In the genome of Gimesia sp., one region contains:
- a CDS encoding sulfatase-like hydrolase/transferase: MNSALRIFCCLVAFCIGSIESLQAKEAKQANPNFVIIFADDLGYGDLECYGHPRFKTPHLNRMAAEGARLTQFNVPVPYCAPSRATLLTGRYPWRHGVWFNPAPDGKQFNTGVGIADSEVLISELLKEQGYSTLCVGKWHLGHNPRFYPTRHGFDDYLGILYSNDMRPVNLIKGEQVIEYPVIQANLTQRYTERAIEFIKENQQKPFFLYLPHAMPHKPLAASEAFYKKSGNGLYGDVIAELDWSVGEILKTLKDLKLDENTLVIFASDNGPWFGGNTAGLSGMKSTSWEGGLRVPMIARWPGKIPPRQVIDTVCGSIDVFPTILKQAGIKVPADRVIDGKDLFPVLTEQAPTPHEALFSMKGNSLFTVRSGPWKLHIKPSPRQLLANQGKDWVDPRGPDGVTIIAPYEQAMPNQPPGLLTGDQPAPMMLFNLEKDPAEQHNVAKDHPEVVARLQKLYEEMQTQVPDSIRYFDPRARSKK; the protein is encoded by the coding sequence GTGAACAGCGCTCTCAGGATCTTTTGTTGTCTCGTTGCTTTCTGTATTGGATCGATCGAATCCCTGCAGGCGAAAGAGGCGAAGCAGGCCAACCCCAACTTTGTCATTATTTTCGCCGACGATCTGGGCTATGGGGATCTGGAATGCTACGGGCATCCCAGGTTCAAAACGCCGCATCTAAACCGGATGGCTGCGGAAGGGGCGCGGTTGACGCAGTTTAACGTTCCGGTCCCTTATTGTGCTCCTTCCCGTGCCACACTGTTGACGGGGCGTTACCCCTGGCGGCACGGCGTCTGGTTTAACCCGGCTCCGGATGGGAAGCAGTTCAATACGGGGGTGGGGATCGCGGACAGCGAAGTTCTCATCAGTGAGTTGCTGAAAGAGCAGGGGTACTCGACTTTGTGTGTCGGGAAATGGCATCTGGGCCACAATCCCCGGTTCTACCCCACGCGACACGGCTTCGATGATTACCTGGGGATTCTGTATTCCAACGACATGCGTCCCGTGAACCTGATCAAGGGGGAGCAGGTCATCGAGTATCCGGTCATACAAGCGAATTTAACGCAGCGCTATACCGAACGGGCCATTGAGTTCATCAAGGAAAATCAACAGAAGCCCTTCTTCCTGTATCTACCGCATGCGATGCCGCATAAGCCGCTGGCTGCCTCGGAAGCGTTCTACAAGAAAAGTGGAAACGGTCTGTATGGTGATGTGATAGCTGAGCTCGACTGGAGTGTGGGAGAGATTCTGAAAACTCTGAAGGACCTCAAGCTCGATGAAAATACGCTGGTGATCTTTGCCTCAGACAACGGGCCCTGGTTTGGTGGGAATACGGCTGGTCTGTCGGGAATGAAATCGACCAGTTGGGAAGGAGGGCTGCGTGTGCCGATGATCGCCCGCTGGCCTGGTAAGATTCCTCCGCGCCAGGTGATCGATACTGTCTGTGGTTCGATCGATGTGTTCCCGACGATCCTGAAGCAGGCGGGAATCAAGGTACCTGCTGACCGGGTGATTGACGGCAAGGATCTGTTTCCCGTGCTGACCGAGCAGGCGCCGACTCCGCATGAGGCGCTCTTCTCCATGAAAGGGAATTCCCTGTTTACGGTACGAAGCGGGCCCTGGAAGCTTCACATTAAGCCGTCCCCCCGACAGTTGCTGGCGAACCAGGGGAAAGACTGGGTTGACCCGCGCGGGCCCGATGGTGTGACGATCATTGCTCCTTATGAACAGGCTATGCCGAACCAGCCGCCCGGATTGCTCACGGGCGATCAGCCGGCACCGATGATGCTCTTCAATCTTGAAAAGGATCCCGCCGAGCAGCATAACGTGGCGAAGGACCATCCCGAAGTCGTGGCGCGTCTGCAGAAGCTGTATGAGGAGATGCAGACTCAGGTTCCCGATTCCATTCGATATTTCGATCCGCGGGCCCGCAGTAAAAAATAA
- a CDS encoding alpha/beta hydrolase: protein MKAPHLLMSLALAGLMLTGCDSAKDSMPEPDADKAPRVTQDESPMPEEAAPDSTSGSEREEKEKHETIRVFYGTDRNLTGSPKPKEFFGTKRSTLSLGFCDVSIPENHQPGELESPSIWKLEFRENPDKHVVLKSVEPASGSHFLTELRKTIEDSVETKETASGVLQRGGEAFIFIHGFNNSFEDAARRTAQIAYDLKFKGAPLMYSWPSQSSGSIWAYKEDGRTAQWCEENVTLFVEAIARESGARKIHLIAHSMGNRVLSRALKNISQKLTLARQEKPLFNEVILTAPDIDAQVFKDSIAPHIVQTADRFTIYSSSEDLALKASRVVNSLWHQRLGEGGSYLTVFPKFKKINVVDASDIDTNLFALGHSYHADSVTVLSDVRLVFEGIPVQRRNLRSLLQDLAWKFNSSGGSLLGRAVRGTFR from the coding sequence ATGAAAGCCCCCCATCTCCTGATGTCGCTGGCCCTGGCCGGCTTGATGCTGACAGGCTGTGACAGCGCCAAAGATTCCATGCCTGAACCAGATGCAGATAAAGCCCCGCGCGTGACGCAGGACGAATCTCCTATGCCTGAAGAAGCAGCGCCAGACTCTACCTCAGGCTCGGAGCGTGAGGAGAAAGAAAAACACGAGACCATCCGCGTCTTCTATGGTACCGACCGCAACCTCACCGGTTCCCCCAAACCCAAAGAGTTCTTCGGCACGAAACGGTCCACACTCTCCCTCGGTTTCTGTGATGTCAGCATCCCTGAAAACCATCAACCCGGAGAACTGGAATCCCCCAGCATCTGGAAACTGGAGTTCCGCGAAAACCCGGATAAGCATGTCGTACTGAAATCGGTCGAGCCAGCCTCCGGTTCGCATTTCCTGACCGAACTCCGTAAGACCATCGAGGATTCCGTCGAAACAAAAGAAACCGCCTCAGGCGTTCTGCAACGGGGCGGCGAAGCTTTTATTTTCATCCATGGATTCAACAACTCGTTTGAAGACGCAGCCCGGCGGACCGCACAGATCGCCTACGATCTGAAATTCAAAGGGGCACCGCTGATGTACAGTTGGCCTTCGCAGAGCAGCGGTTCGATCTGGGCCTACAAGGAAGATGGACGAACCGCACAATGGTGCGAAGAAAACGTCACCCTGTTTGTGGAAGCCATCGCCCGCGAATCCGGGGCACGCAAGATTCACCTCATCGCACACAGCATGGGTAACCGGGTCCTCTCGCGTGCACTCAAAAACATTTCTCAAAAGCTGACACTGGCGCGACAGGAGAAACCTCTGTTTAACGAGGTCATCCTCACCGCTCCCGACATCGACGCCCAGGTCTTTAAAGATTCCATCGCCCCTCACATCGTGCAGACCGCCGACCGATTCACCATCTACTCTTCCTCGGAAGACCTCGCCCTCAAAGCCTCCCGGGTGGTGAATTCGCTCTGGCATCAAAGGCTGGGAGAAGGGGGCTCCTACCTGACGGTCTTCCCCAAATTCAAGAAGATCAACGTGGTGGATGCATCCGACATCGATACAAACCTGTTCGCCCTGGGACACTCTTACCACGCAGACAGCGTCACCGTCCTCTCCGATGTCCGACTGGTGTTCGAAGGGATTCCAGTCCAGCGTCGCAACCTGCGTTCCCTGCTGCAGGATCTGGCCTGGAAGTTCAACAGCAGTGGCGGCAGTCTGCTGGGACGGGCGGTTCGCGGCACTTTCCGTTGA
- a CDS encoding DUF309 domain-containing protein: MVYPVAEVVRLLPSSRLPEYTFVPGKSLPHPYRDPKGHSYGNKPKPPKALTQENWMEHRNYLNAIDFFNLGYYWEAHDEWERLLRVCGPDSIPGRFLKGLVKLSAAGIKVREGSIHGVRRHAASAGEVFADVAAESNADHYCGLELTRLQFAADRAAQLKYPDDLTMGEPIRVFPFLLEPEPFPLG, translated from the coding sequence ATGGTTTATCCTGTTGCTGAAGTTGTACGTCTACTGCCATCATCCCGACTGCCTGAATATACGTTTGTGCCTGGCAAGAGTTTGCCGCATCCCTATCGTGATCCCAAGGGCCACAGCTACGGTAATAAGCCGAAGCCCCCGAAGGCGCTCACGCAGGAAAACTGGATGGAGCACCGGAACTATCTGAACGCGATCGACTTCTTCAACCTGGGCTACTACTGGGAAGCCCATGATGAATGGGAGCGTCTGTTACGCGTCTGTGGTCCGGATTCGATTCCAGGCCGTTTCCTGAAGGGACTGGTCAAGCTGTCCGCTGCCGGTATCAAAGTTCGCGAAGGCAGTATTCATGGTGTGCGTCGTCATGCTGCTTCCGCTGGTGAAGTATTTGCAGACGTGGCCGCGGAGTCAAACGCCGATCATTACTGTGGACTGGAACTGACTCGCTTGCAGTTCGCTGCAGACCGGGCTGCTCAGTTGAAGTATCCCGATGATCTGACGATGGGCGAACCGATTCGCGTCTTCCCCTTCCTGCTGGAACCAGAACCGTTCCCGCTGGGCTAG